CGATGCCGTGCTGTTTTGTGAGTTTCGTAACGCGCTGAATTTCATCCACTGTAACTCTGCGTTGCATTGCATCGAGAATTTTTTGCGAACCACTTTCTGCCCCATACCAAATTCTGAACGAACCGAGTTCTGCCATTTTTTGTATAATGTCTGCATTCAATCTATCGGCGCGTGTAATACATTCAAACGGAATTATGATATTGCGCTTTTTCATTTCCGCATAAAACTCGTTGAACCATTTTTGATTAATCGTGAATACATCGTCCGCAAACCACAACATATCCGGTTTGTATCGTTCACGGAGAAGTTCTATTTCATCAACAACATTTTTTGCAGAACGTCGGCGATGCGTTTCACCAAATACAGAACGCGAACACCACGTGCATGTATAAGGACAACCACGCGCGCATATCAGCGAAGCGCTTCCCATTGTGTGATGTGTTCGCCACGTATCAACATAACGCTGTATATCAATCGCATCTCTGTCGGGAAGCGGAAGCGAATCCAAATCTTTGATGAGCGGACGCAATTCGTTGTAAATAATGTTTCCATCTTCGTTCTGAAAAACAATTCCTAAAATTTGTTCGAGTTTGTGAACGCCGTTTTTTGAAATTGCGGGAAGAAGTTCTGCCATTGTTTCTTCTGCTTCGCCAATCACAGCAACGTCTGCGCCGATGTTCAGATAATTTTCTGCATACTTTGCAACATCGGGACCACCAACAATAATTTTGCAGTTGTGTTGCTTACAAAATCGAATTTGTTCAATCACGTTAAACTTCGTCATCAAGTTGGAATATATTCCGAGGATGCTTGGCTTTTCCTGTTCGATGAAATTGCAAAAATCTTTCTTGCTCGAAAACGTTGTATCAAAAATAGAAACAGAAAACCCTTTCGATTTCAAATACGATGAAATGTACAGAATACCAAGCGTGGGATACGGTTTCATTATCCGTTTTTCCGCTTCGTCTTTAAAAAGAAAATAGCCGTGTGTGAGGAGAATATCCAAATGTGACGTTGAAGTAATGGAGTTTTTGGAGTATGCAGAGGTTAATTCAATTTTGTACGAATACGAACAGAGTTGTAAGAAATAACTGTGAAAGCATTTGTCAATTCTTTTTCGTGCTTCAATATTGCATCCGAAACTATTGTTGCTTTTTTCTTTGCGGATAAACCAGTTAAGCGAATAAGAATTACTCCGTTGAAAATTTGTTTTTGACGATAAACAAGTTCACCAAAATCTTTATCGGAAGTCAAAAGGAGTGTCTCTGGTTCATTGCTTAAAGAGAGAACGATATCATCAGAAATCCCCATTTCAATTTCTGCAACATATATTGTTTGGTGTTTGTCTTGACGAAGTCGCTCGACTATTTCTTCGTCAACGCACTCGTCAATGAGAAATTTCACGCATCAATTTCAGAAATTGGATAAATAACATCTGCGCGCAACGATTCTGCCGCAAAAGCCATTGCCGCACGTATTCCTTCTTCCGTTAAACGAGGATGTGCTTTAAGAATTTGTTCTACTGTTTCACCGGCAGCAAGTTTTTCTAAAATGAGTTCAACGGTAATGCGAGTTCCGGCAATGACCGGTTTTCCCATCATTACATTTGGATTTGATTGAATGAGTTGTGTGTTCATAGTTTTTTCGTAATGTATTTGTATTCGGTGAGTGTTTCCATAATAATTTTTTATTCTAAAAATGAAACTTTTTATTTCACTGGTTCGATGTGGTAGCTAAGAAGTTCATAAGAAAAATGGCTTTCAACGTTTGGGGCAAAATTTGGAGGATTTAGATATAGTTTAA
The nucleotide sequence above comes from Ignavibacteria bacterium. Encoded proteins:
- a CDS encoding B12-binding domain-containing radical SAM protein gives rise to the protein MDILLTHGYFLFKDEAEKRIMKPYPTLGILYISSYLKSKGFSVSIFDTTFSSKKDFCNFIEQEKPSILGIYSNLMTKFNVIEQIRFCKQHNCKIIVGGPDVAKYAENYLNIGADVAVIGEAEETMAELLPAISKNGVHKLEQILGIVFQNEDGNIIYNELRPLIKDLDSLPLPDRDAIDIQRYVDTWRTHHTMGSASLICARGCPYTCTWCSRSVFGETHRRRSAKNVVDEIELLRERYKPDMLWFADDVFTINQKWFNEFYAEMKKRNIIIPFECITRADRLNADIIQKMAELGSFRIWYGAESGSQKILDAMQRRVTVDEIQRVTKLTKQHGIEAGFFIMLGYPGEEISDIEETVDLLKETLPDIFLTTVAYPIKGTPLFDEVKKQITTHAEWDKLTDRTLKFSGRFSDAFYKYANRYVVNEVANFRLKQNGNSNLKKRISTFGKAKVSRMMMDLLAKKV
- a CDS encoding DUF433 domain-containing protein; protein product: MNTQLIQSNPNVMMGKPVIAGTRITVELILEKLAAGETVEQILKAHPRLTEEGIRAAMAFAAESLRADVIYPISEIDA